In the Candidatus Zixiibacteriota bacterium genome, one interval contains:
- the rfaE1 gene encoding D-glycero-beta-D-manno-heptose-7-phosphate kinase, translated as MDIDELRVEQLFADFGRSKIVIIGDLMLDRYLIGDVQRISPEAPVPVVEIRDETLRLGGAANVALNIKRLGDEPVLLGVYGHDSESNMFNSLLESRGIDFSNIVVDDNRPTTVKTRIIASNQQVVRADDELVGPVSEQVEKKLIDNFKACLADISSVIISDYGKGVITPGLLEEIIRLCRKKDIFVAVDPKDVNFRSYRDVSVITPNHHEAGFAYGRKIRTDDDLQEVGRGLLDELNAQSILITRGAEGMALFEKEGQVTYLNTVARRVFDVTGAGDTVIAAFTSAVASGASLPEAAFISNQAAGMVVEELGTAQVSRFELFSQIKRYLKGEASGKIVSLERLLALKPQWKDKKVVFTNGVFDLLHYGHIKLLTDCKKLGDILIVGLNSDRSVHRIKGPERPIIPYTDRSRVLAALEAVDYVIPFDDETPLELIKNIKPDILAKGADYAISEIVGAEQVKNNGGKVVRVKLQPGLSTTEIINRIVANSES; from the coding sequence ATGGACATAGACGAATTACGCGTAGAACAGCTGTTTGCTGACTTCGGCCGCAGTAAGATAGTGATTATTGGCGACCTGATGCTGGATCGCTACCTGATCGGTGATGTGCAGAGGATTTCGCCCGAAGCGCCGGTCCCTGTTGTGGAAATCCGCGATGAAACATTGCGTCTGGGCGGCGCGGCCAATGTCGCGTTGAATATCAAGAGGCTGGGGGATGAGCCGGTTTTGCTGGGTGTTTACGGACATGATTCTGAATCGAACATGTTCAACTCGCTTTTGGAGAGCAGGGGTATCGACTTTTCTAACATCGTAGTTGATGATAATCGACCTACAACGGTCAAAACACGGATAATCGCCTCAAATCAACAGGTTGTACGGGCTGATGATGAACTGGTCGGACCGGTTTCCGAGCAGGTTGAAAAGAAGCTTATAGATAATTTCAAGGCCTGCCTGGCGGATATTAGCAGTGTTATAATATCCGATTACGGTAAGGGAGTTATCACCCCCGGATTGCTGGAGGAAATCATCAGGCTCTGTCGCAAAAAAGATATTTTCGTGGCGGTCGATCCCAAGGACGTCAACTTCAGGTCATACCGTGATGTTTCAGTGATTACGCCAAACCACCATGAAGCCGGGTTTGCCTACGGCAGAAAAATCCGCACCGACGATGATCTGCAGGAGGTCGGCCGGGGGCTATTGGATGAACTCAATGCCCAATCGATATTGATCACACGCGGTGCCGAAGGTATGGCTTTGTTCGAAAAGGAGGGCCAGGTGACTTATCTCAATACTGTCGCACGCAGGGTTTTCGATGTTACCGGAGCCGGCGACACTGTTATCGCCGCATTTACCTCGGCGGTCGCGTCCGGGGCGAGTCTGCCGGAGGCGGCGTTTATTTCGAACCAGGCGGCCGGTATGGTGGTGGAGGAGCTGGGAACAGCTCAGGTCAGCAGGTTTGAGTTGTTTAGCCAGATCAAGCGCTACCTGAAAGGGGAGGCCAGCGGGAAAATTGTCAGCCTGGAAAGACTGCTGGCATTGAAACCTCAATGGAAAGACAAAAAAGTTGTTTTCACAAACGGAGTTTTTGATCTCCTGCATTACGGTCATATAAAGCTTCTGACCGATTGTAAAAAGCTGGGCGACATATTGATAGTCGGTTTGAATTCTGACCGCTCGGTCCACCGGATCAAGGGACCGGAAAGACCGATTATACCGTATACCGACCGAAGCAGGGTGCTGGCCGCTTTAGAGGCGGTCGATTACGTGATCCCTTTTGACGATGAAACTCCGCTGGAATTGATTAAAAATATCAAACCGGACATCCTCGCCAAGGGTGCGGATTACGCCATATCGGAAATAGTCGGAGCGGAACAGGTCAAAAATAACGGGGGAAAGGTCGTACGGGTGAAACTTCAGCCGGGATTGTCTACCACCGAGATAATAAATCGGATCGTGGCCAATTCCGAGAGCTAA
- a CDS encoding cupin domain-containing protein: MLNKSNAARMISGFVTLKPGEEVGIHNTEDYEELIVVLEGSGVVVTESDGERAVRIGQVAYNPPHSEHNVKNSGKSLLRYIYIVSKAD; the protein is encoded by the coding sequence ATACTGAATAAATCCAATGCCGCCCGGATGATCTCCGGATTCGTGACTTTAAAACCTGGCGAAGAAGTCGGCATCCACAACACCGAGGACTACGAAGAGCTGATTGTGGTACTGGAAGGCTCGGGCGTGGTCGTAACCGAGAGCGATGGTGAGCGCGCGGTCAGAATCGGCCAGGTGGCCTACAATCCTCCCCATTCCGAACACAATGTCAAAAATTCAGGTAAGAGCCTTTTGCGTTATATTTATATCGTTTCTAAAGCTGACTAG
- a CDS encoding PilT/PilU family type 4a pilus ATPase yields the protein MNLRQMLVEMLSKGASDLHIRVGIRPTLRVDGVLTPINTAPMSKDDLNEVINQILTPEQQKRFLARNEMDLALSVAKLGRFRINLFRQRGTIGIALRAVNTTVPTFEELYLPPIIKKIAENRRGLVIVTGTTGSGKSTTLASMIEHINGNRKDNILTIEDPIEYIYRDKESIVSQREVGGDTPSFTSALRHAFRQDPDTILIGEIRDADTMSTALSAADTGHFVLTTLHTMNVIETVSRIISFFPPHQHQQIRLLLAGTLKSIICQRLLSRADRPGRVPAVEVMVSTGSIRECLIKPDRTMEIQDLIESGGVQYGMQSFDQSIMKLYRNGVISYEEAMTQATNPDDFDLRLKGITAASDRGWNDWEPSQTE from the coding sequence ATGAATCTGCGCCAGATGCTGGTGGAGATGCTTTCCAAGGGCGCCTCCGATTTGCATATCCGTGTGGGAATCAGGCCCACTTTGCGTGTCGATGGTGTATTGACACCGATCAATACTGCGCCGATGTCCAAGGATGATCTAAATGAGGTCATCAACCAGATATTAACCCCAGAACAGCAGAAGCGATTTCTGGCCAGAAACGAGATGGATCTGGCGTTGTCGGTAGCCAAGCTGGGACGGTTCAGGATCAACCTCTTTCGCCAGCGTGGCACGATCGGTATCGCCCTGCGCGCGGTCAACACTACTGTACCGACTTTTGAGGAATTGTATCTTCCGCCGATTATCAAGAAGATCGCCGAGAATCGCCGCGGATTGGTGATCGTTACCGGGACCACCGGTTCGGGTAAATCGACTACACTGGCCTCGATGATTGAGCATATCAACGGCAACCGCAAGGACAATATCCTGACGATCGAGGACCCGATTGAATATATTTACCGGGATAAGGAAAGTATCGTCTCGCAACGTGAAGTCGGCGGAGACACGCCTTCGTTTACTTCGGCTCTGCGCCACGCTTTCCGCCAGGATCCGGATACGATCCTGATCGGTGAGATTCGTGATGCCGATACGATGTCGACTGCTTTATCGGCGGCCGATACCGGGCACTTTGTGCTGACCACTCTGCATACCATGAATGTGATCGAGACTGTCTCGCGAATTATTTCGTTTTTCCCGCCCCATCAGCACCAGCAGATCCGCCTGCTTCTGGCGGGAACCCTGAAATCGATCATCTGCCAGAGACTGTTGTCACGGGCTGACCGTCCGGGACGAGTTCCGGCGGTGGAGGTGATGGTTTCGACGGGGTCGATCCGGGAATGTCTGATCAAGCCGGATCGGACGATGGAGATCCAGGATTTGATCGAGTCGGGCGGTGTACAATATGGTATGCAGTCGTTTGACCAGTCGATTATGAAGCTCTATCGCAACGGGGTTATTTCCTATGAGGAGGCGATGACCCAGGCGACTAATCCTGATGATTTCGATTTGAGATTGAAGGGAATCACGGCCGCTTCGGACCGGGGCTGGAACGACTGGGAACCCAGCCAGACGGAATAA
- the accB gene encoding acetyl-CoA carboxylase biotin carboxyl carrier protein, with the protein MFESQIRKLVKLVEESDIAQLEVTRWGRKVKIIKRFASGSNGHGKNRGATEINVPAVSQRMEPAPVSAPSEVSSPPPAAVPQQKEPAPVAEKTESADDNYVPVKSPMVGTFYISPEPSAPPYVEVGGNVQKGTVVCIVEAMKLMNEIESEVSGKVVKRLVENGQPVEFGQTLFLVDPT; encoded by the coding sequence ATGTTTGAGTCACAGATAAGAAAACTGGTCAAGTTGGTTGAAGAATCCGATATCGCTCAACTCGAGGTAACCCGCTGGGGACGAAAGGTTAAGATAATTAAGCGTTTCGCGTCGGGCTCGAACGGCCATGGCAAGAATCGAGGCGCGACCGAGATCAATGTCCCGGCTGTTTCTCAGCGTATGGAACCGGCACCGGTTTCAGCACCATCCGAAGTTTCCTCACCTCCTCCCGCGGCGGTTCCGCAACAAAAAGAACCCGCACCGGTTGCAGAGAAAACCGAATCTGCCGATGATAATTATGTACCGGTAAAATCTCCGATGGTCGGCACGTTCTACATCTCGCCGGAGCCGAGCGCTCCGCCGTATGTGGAAGTGGGTGGCAATGTCCAGAAGGGCACAGTCGTCTGTATTGTCGAGGCTATGAAGCTGATGAACGAGATCGAATCGGAGGTATCGGGCAAAGTTGTCAAGCGGCTGGTCGAAAATGGTCAGCCGGTGGAATTCGGGCAGACCCTGTTTCTGGTCGATCCCACCTGA
- a CDS encoding DUF3467 domain-containing protein: MQQPQGRPQKIQVEMGDKLPDEVYSNLQFINFSPAEFIVDFARFSPGHTKARIHARIIINPTTAKGLLKNLENAVSKYENQFGEIKLFGQQDKTIGFQSPDKAE; the protein is encoded by the coding sequence ATGCAACAGCCTCAGGGCAGGCCGCAAAAGATTCAAGTCGAGATGGGGGATAAGCTTCCTGACGAGGTCTATTCCAACCTGCAATTTATAAATTTTTCCCCTGCGGAATTTATTGTTGACTTCGCGCGCTTCTCCCCGGGCCATACCAAAGCAAGGATTCATGCCCGGATTATAATCAACCCTACAACAGCTAAGGGACTTTTGAAAAACCTCGAGAACGCGGTTTCCAAATATGAAAACCAGTTCGGTGAAATAAAACTCTTTGGCCAGCAGGATAAAACCATCGGCTTCCAGTCACCTGACAAAGCCGAATGA
- a CDS encoding M24 family metallopeptidase: MVQNLKKLQKLVKRDNLDCLLVTRITDIRYLTGFSGSSAKVLVFPTQSYFFTDFRYKDQSAQQVKGAKIEIGQRDPVMDFPEFKPLQKKNIKIGFQSGDLTFGMLEQLRQLLPHTVFIPAEDLVGELSITKTQSEINDIKEAVKISDAAFERILNIIEPGVRENEIAAELEYQMKMLGSSNPAFDTIVASGYRSAMPHGVASDKKVEKGDFITMDFGAIYNGYHSDMTRTIVLGKATSKQKKVYNLVLKAQKAGCRYAKAGIMAKDLDEKVRKMIDKAGYGKYFGHGLGHGLGVVVHDKPAVSNRSETELKSNMVITIEPGVYIPDWGGVRIEDDVVIKKNKSLILNKAEKELIEL; encoded by the coding sequence ATGGTACAGAATTTGAAAAAACTACAGAAACTTGTTAAGCGGGACAATCTTGATTGCCTGCTGGTTACACGGATTACAGATATCAGGTACCTGACTGGTTTTTCCGGATCGTCGGCAAAGGTTCTGGTATTTCCGACTCAATCTTATTTCTTTACAGATTTCCGTTACAAAGATCAATCTGCCCAACAGGTCAAAGGGGCCAAAATAGAGATCGGTCAGCGAGACCCGGTAATGGATTTTCCGGAATTCAAACCGCTTCAAAAGAAAAATATCAAGATCGGCTTCCAGTCGGGTGACCTGACTTTCGGTATGCTGGAACAGCTCCGCCAGCTGTTGCCTCATACGGTTTTTATTCCCGCGGAAGATCTGGTCGGTGAATTATCGATCACCAAGACACAAAGCGAAATCAATGATATCAAAGAGGCAGTCAAGATTTCCGACGCCGCCTTCGAGAGGATTCTAAATATAATCGAGCCGGGTGTTCGTGAAAATGAAATTGCCGCCGAACTGGAATACCAGATGAAGATGCTGGGTTCTTCCAATCCCGCTTTCGATACAATCGTCGCTTCCGGCTATCGTTCTGCCATGCCTCATGGAGTAGCTTCCGACAAGAAGGTCGAGAAAGGTGATTTCATCACCATGGATTTCGGGGCGATTTACAATGGTTATCATTCCGACATGACCCGTACTATCGTTCTGGGCAAGGCAACTTCGAAACAGAAAAAGGTGTATAATCTCGTGCTCAAGGCGCAGAAGGCTGGATGCCGTTATGCCAAAGCCGGGATTATGGCCAAAGACCTGGACGAAAAAGTACGTAAGATGATCGACAAGGCCGGCTATGGTAAGTATTTCGGTCATGGCCTCGGTCATGGCCTCGGGGTGGTGGTTCACGACAAACCCGCGGTTTCAAACCGTTCCGAAACGGAACTGAAATCGAATATGGTCATTACGATCGAGCCGGGAGTGTATATTCCTGACTGGGGAGGAGTCCGGATCGAGGATGATGTCGTTATCAAGAAGAACAAGAGCCTGATTTTGAACAAGGCTGAAAAAGAACTTATCGAACTGTAA